A window from Camelus dromedarius isolate mCamDro1 chromosome 9, mCamDro1.pat, whole genome shotgun sequence encodes these proteins:
- the PEG3 gene encoding paternally-expressed gene 3 protein isoform X2, with amino-acid sequence MWFCSSLEVKPEVQNCQPETRTKEEIIELLVLEQYLTILPEKIKPWVRAKKPENCEKLVSLLENYKEMYEPEDDSSSDVHSDSSMSRNAAESPPRAAYSFRGDRDRDWDQDWDRDRDQDWDLEQDRVRDREHRRGRSRDLESRGRWPYARNPRSRFPQRDLSLPLTEQSTLAEEGEHRRRDSLLDCEAGPQDAVSYQDVVDLAEDRQPQNPVQDNMENYRKLLSLGVQLAEDDGHSHMTQGHSSRSKRSAYPSSSRGLKTMPETKKSTHRRGICEDESSHGVIMEKFIRDVPRSPKSGRARGPGDRVQRFSRRADSGWKDVPFSNRESVIQERGYEGSAFGGGGFNFNSNLVSRKRVLERKRRYHFDTDGKGSVHKQKGCARKRPFECSEVRRAVSMSSLSAPPLPDSQPFDLGAMPYVCDECGRPFSVISEFVEHQIMHTRESLYEYGESFLHSVAVSEVRRRQVGGKRFECKECGETFNKSAALAEHRQGHSRGRLAGGADEECEEPFMASPTFRELQKIYGKDKFYECRVCGETFLHSSALVEHQQVHGRGGREDGRREARRPVPALGELPKTRGSERRYECRVCGEAFLHGAALRGHQRAHAHSPLSSQGRGREEAFTPGPSLKKRQKTYSREKPYDFKDPGEAFKRQSPGLTELQKIHSRKNLYEGRGCPKSAIHSAPFLEPQKSHTITRPPEDEEAGSAFAVSASPADRQEALCRARKPYERSVIHSLSFAGAQKSHSAAGPATPEVVPESPLQGSGVIQRPKVLAREGITERKRHETSVIHSLATFRPPRSCSGSEVTGRDERGESSAYLPDLRGQQQKTPARENPYRGSKTPSFTESVIHSVSHSEPRTSLAGEGSSGFKKDGEPSGPSSGVREHQKARAKKKNIEQRNYETSVIHSLRFGDPQTFRPREKFYECPECGESFVRSSDLTEHQKIHDRKKPSGSKSYMRSVIRTLASTDPQTSYADQPAQTSCADQPAQTSCADQPAQTSYAEPPAQTSYADQPAQTSYADQPAQTSYADQPAQTSCADQPAQTSCADQPAQTSCADQPAQTTYTEPPAQTSYADQPAQTSYADQPAQASYADQPAQASYADQPAQTSYAEPPAQTSYADQPAQASYADQPAQTSYADQPAQTSYADQPAQTSYVDQPMSNECKDCGECFATTEDLGAHQKIYAQEKFHSGKLFGDSVIQGVSLDGPQQEEPRQDEPEEPEEPDDEQEEAEDSIYGCKDCGLGFADRADLRDHQRVHGREYVVDSREHTRSVSHAHPFGELQKDYLGEQLYECPACGESFVHSSFLFEHQRVHEQDQFYGRQRYDEPFVQPLVISPPRPRVPQKSPPAGLSLQCQVCGRDFIHGSVLSQHVSVHTAEGLPERGQRSRGAVGAGSALAELQRDPAEERRYQCETCGESFPSPSDLREHVKAHESEEPYDYGAAFVHTSFLTEPPKGDSPFYECKDCGKSFLHSTVLTKHQKLHAEEEEAAAAAQEVEANVLVPREVLRIQGSNVEAAEPEVEAAEPEVEAAEPNVEAAEPNGEAEGPDGEAAEPNGEAEQPNGEAEQPNGDADEPDGAGIEDPEERAEEPEGDADEPDGAGVEDPEEEVEDPEIQVEEPYYDCRECGETFTSSVAYGEHLKTHARVIIFEAGNVCGESSHYTEHASTSTGDSGRADDKHFTCDVCGQVFGDRLSLARHQNTHTG; translated from the exons ATGTGGTTTTGTTCTTCTCTGGAAGTAAAGCCAGAAGTACAAAACTGTCAG CCGGAGACTCGCACCAAGGAGGAGATTATCGAGCTCCTGGTCCTTGAGCAGTACCTGACCATCCTTCCAGAAAAGATCAAGCCTTGGGTGCGGGCAAAAAAGCCGGAGAACTGCGAGAAGCTCGTCTCTCTGCTGGAAAATTACAAGGAGATGTACGAGCCGGAAG ATGACAGCAGCAGTGATGTCCACAGTGACAGCAGCATGAGCCGGAACGCAGCAGAGTCTCCGCCCCGCGCTGCCTACTCCTTCCGCG GTGACCGAGACCGGGACTGGGACCAGGACTGGGACCGAGACCGAGACCAGGACTGGGACCTGGAGCAGGACCGGGTGCGGGACCGGGAGCACCGCAGGGGCAGAAGCAGGGACCTGGAGTCTCGAGGCCGCTGGCCGTACGCCAGGAACCCCAGAAGCA ggttTCCTCAGCGGGATCTCTCCCTGCCCCTGACGGAGCAGAGCACGCTTGCCGAGGAGGGAGAGCACAGGCGCAGGGACTCCCTGCTGGACTGCGAAGCCGGGCCCCAG GATGCAGTGTCGTACCAGGATGTGGTGGACCTCGCCGAGGACCGGCAGCCGCAGAACCCGGTCCAGGACAACATGGAGAACTACAGGAAGCTGCTCTCGCTGG GGGTTCAGCTTGCCGAAGACGATGGCCACTCACACATGACCCAGGGCCATTCCTCGAGGTCAAAGAGAAGTGCCTACCCAAGCAGCAGCCGAG GTCTGAAAACTATGCCTGAAACCAAAAAGTCCACCCACCGGCGGGGGATCTGTGAAGATGAGTCTTCCCACGGGGTGATCATGGAGAAGTTCATCAGGGACGTTCCGCGCAGCCCCAAGTCGGGCAGGGCAAGGGGGCCTGGTGATCGGGTGCAGAGGTTCTCCAGAAGGGCAGACAGTGGTTGGAAGGACGTTCCATTCAGCAACAGGGAGTCGGTGATCCAGGAGAGGGGCTATGAAGGGAGTGCCTTTGGGGGAGGAGGCTTTAATTTTAACTCAAACCTTGTTTCCAGAAAGAGGGTTCTTGAAAGAAAAAGGCGCTATCATTTTGACACAGACGGGAAGGGCTCAGTTCACAAGCAGAAAGGCTGTGCGAGGAAGAGGCCCTTTGAGTGCAGTGAGGTGAGGAGAGCTGTGAGCATGAGCAGCCTGAGCGCGCCCCCGCTCCCCGACTCGCAGCCCTTTGACCTCGGGGCAATGCCCTACGTGTGTGATGAGTGCGGGAGGCCTTTCAGCGTGATTTCCGAGTTTGTCGAGCATCAGATCATGCACACCAGAGAGAGTCTGTATGAGTATGGCGAGTCCTTTCTGCATAGCGTGGCCGTCAGCGAGGTTCgcaggaggcaggtgggagggaagcGCTTTGAGTGTAAGGAGTGCGGGGAGACCTTCAACAAGAGCGCCGCCCTGGCCGAGCATCGGCAGGGCCACTCGCGGGGGCGCCTGGCGGGGGGCGCGGACGAGGAGTGCGAGGAGCCCTTCATGGCCAGCCCGACCTTCCGCGAGCTGCAGAAGATCTATGGCAAGGACAAGTTCTACGAGTGCAGGGTGTGCGGGGAGACCTTCCTCCACAGCTCGGCCCTGGTGGAGCACCAGCAGGTCCACGGCCGCGGGGGCAGAGAGGATGGGCGCCGTGAGGCCCGTCGGCCCGTCCCGGCGCTCGGCGAGCTCCCGAAGACGCGCGGCTCGGAGAGGCGGTATGAGTGCAGGGTGTGCGGGGAGGCCTTCCTCCATGGCGCGGCCCTGAGGGGGCACCAGAGGGCCCACGCGCACAGCCCGCTCTCAAGTCAGGGCAGGGGGCGCGAGGAGGCCTTCACCCCTGGTCCGTCCCTGAAGAAACGTCAGAAAACCTACTCAAGAGAGAAGCCCTACGACTTTAAAGATCCCGGGGAGGCCTTTAAAAGGCAAAGCCCAGGCCTCACTGAGCTTCAGAAAATCCATTCTCGAAAGAACCTCTACGAAGGCAGGGGGTGCCCGAAGTCTGCCATTCACAGTGCGCCCTTCCTGGAGCCGCAGAAGAGTCACACCATAACGAGGCCGCCCGAGGACGAGGAGGCCGGGAGTGCGTTCGCCGTCAGCGCCAGCCCTGCGGACAGGCAGGAAGCCCTGTGCCGTGCGAGAAAGCCGTATGAGAGGTCTGTCATTCACAGCTTATCCTTTGCGGGAGCTCAGAAGAGCCACAGCGCGGCGGGGCCCGCCACGCCGGAAGTGGTCCCAGAGTCCCCCCTGCAAGGCTCAGGTGTCATCCAGCGTCCAAAGGTCCTGGCTAGAGAGGGCATCACTGAAAGAAAGAGACACGAGACGTCCGTTATCCACAGCTTAGCCACCTTCAGGCCTCCCAGAAGCTGCAGTGGCAGCGAAGTCACTGGACGTGACGAGAGGGGGGAGTCCTCCGCTTACCTTCCAGACCTCCGTGGTCAGCAGCAGAAGACTCCTGCCAGAGAGAACCCTTACAGAGGGAGCAAGACGCCCAGCTTCACGGAGTCCGTCATCCACAGCGTGTCCCATAGTGAACCGCGGACGAGTCTGGCTGGAGAGGGATCCAGTGGATTTAAGAAGGATGGCGAACCATCTGGTCCCAGCTCAGGTGTCCGTGAACATCAGAAGGCTCGtgctaagaagaaaaacattGAGCAGAGGAATTATGAGACCTCTGTAATCCACTCCCTGCGTTTTGGTGACCCTCAAACGTTTCGCCCTAGAGAGAAATTTTATGAATGTCCAGAGTGTGGAGAGTCCTTTGTTCGTAGCTCCGACCTCACTGAGCATCAGAAGATACATGATAGAAAAAAGCCCTCTGGAAGTAAAAGCTACATGCGGTCTGTCATCCGCACCTTAGCCTCCACTGACCCTCAGACCAGTTACGCTGACCAGCCGGCTCAGACCAGCTGTGCAGACCAGCCGGCTCAGACCAGTTGTGCTGACCAGCCGGCTCAGACCAGTTACGCTGAACCACCAGCTCAGACCAGTTACGCTGACCAGCCAGCTCAGACCAGTTACGCTGACCAGCCGGCTCAGACCAGTTATGCAGACCAGCCGGCTCAGACCAGCTGTGCAGACCAGCCGGCTCAGACCAGCTGTGCAGACCAGCCGGCTCAGACCAGTTGTGCTGACCAGCCGGCTCAGACCACTTACACTGAACCGCCAGCTCAGACCAGTTATGCAGACCAGCCGGCTCAGACCAGTTACGCAGACCAGCCAGCTCAAGCCAGTTACGCAGACCAGCCAGCTCAAGCCAGTTACGCTGACCAGCCGGCTCAGACCAGTTACGCTGAACCACCAGCTCAGACCAGTTACGCTGACCAGCCAGCTCAAGCCAGTTACGCTGACCAGCCAGCTCAGACCAGTTATGCAGACCAGCCGGCTCAGACCAGTTACGCTGACCAGCCGGCTCAGACCAGTTATGTGGACCAGCCCATGAGCAATGAATGTAAGGACTGTGGGGAGTGCTTTGCCACCACTGAAGACCTTGGCGCGCATCAGAAAATCTACGCCCAAGAGAAATTCCACAGCGGGAAGCTGTTTGGAGACTCTGTCATTCAGGGTGTCAGCCTCGATGGGCCTCAGCAGGAGGAGCCTCGGCAGGACGAGCCGGAGGAGCCAGAGGAGCCAGATGATGAGCAGGAGGAGGCTGAAGACTCCATCTATGGCTGCAAGGACTGTGGGCTGGGCTTCGCGGACCGCGCAGACCTCAGGGACCACCAGAGAGTCCACGGTCGAGAGTATGTGGTCGACAGTCGTGAGCACACGCGCTCCGTGAGCCACGCCCACCCCTTCGGCGAGCTCCAGAAGGACTACCTTGGGGAGCAGCTGTATGAGTGCCCGGCCTGTGGGGAGTCTTTCGTTCACAGCTCGTTCCTTTTCGAGCATCAGAGGGTCCACGAGCAAGATCAGTTTTACGGCCGCCAGAGGTATGATGAGCCCTTTGTGCAGCCCTTGGTGATCAGCCCCCCGAGGCCTCGGGTCCCACAGAAGAGTCCTCCTGCCGGGCTGTCCCTGCAGTGCCAGGTGTGCGGGCGAGACTTCATCCACGGCTCCGTCCTGAGCCAGCACGTGAGCGTGCACACCGCGGAGGGCCTGCCGGAGCGCGGCCAGCGCAGCAGGGGCGCCGTCGGTGCAGGCTCAGCCCTCGCTGAGCTGCAGAGAGACCCGGCCGAGGAGAGGCGCTACCAGTGTGAGACCTGTGGGGAGTCCTTCCCCAGCCCGTCCGACCTGCGGGAGCACGTGAAGGCTCACGAGAGCGAGGAGCCCTATGACTACGGTGCCGCCTTCGTCCACACCTCCTTCCTCACCGAGCCTCCCAAGGGAGACTCTCCCTTCTACGAGTGCAAGGACTGCGGGAAGTCCTTTCTGCACAGCACAGTCCTCACGAAGCATCAGAAGCTCCATGCGGAGGAAGAAGAAGCAGCTGCAGCAGCCCAGGAAGTTGAGGCCAATGTGCTCGTGCCCCGGGAGGTTCTGCGGATCCAGGGCTCAAATGTGGAGGCTGCCGAGCCTGAGGTGGAGGCCGCAGAGCCGGAGGTGGAAGCTGCTGAGCCCAATGTGGAGGCCGCTGAACCCAACGGGGAGGCTGAGGGGCCAGACGGGGAGGCCGCAGAGCCGAACGGGGAGGCCGAGCAGCCCAATGGGGAGGCCGAGCAGCCCAATGGGGACGCTGACGAACCAGATGGTGCAGGGATTGAAGACCCGGAGGAGAGGGCAGAAGAGCCAGAGGGAGACGCGGATGAGCCCGACGGGGCCGGGGTCGAGGACCCGGAAGAGGAAGTCGAGGACCCAGAGATTCAGGTGGAAGAGCCCTACTATGACTGCAGGGAGTGCGGGGAGACCTTCACTTCTAGCGTGGCCTATGGGGAGCACCTGAAAACCCACGCCAGGGTGATCATATTTGAGGCCGGGAACGTCTGCGGGGAAAGCTCACACTACACCGAACATGCCAGCACCAGCACCGGTGACAGCGGCAGGGCCGATGACAAGCACTTCACGTGTGACGTCTGCGGGCAGGTCTTTGGCGACCGCTTGTCCCTGGCCAGGCACCAGAATACCCACACTGGCTGA
- the PEG3 gene encoding paternally-expressed gene 3 protein isoform X3, translating into MYEPEDDSSSDVHSDSSMSRNAAESPPRAAYSFRGDRDRDWDQDWDRDRDQDWDLEQDRVRDREHRRGRSRDLESRGRWPYARNPRSRFPQRDLSLPLTEQSTLAEEGEHRRRDSLLDCEAGPQDAVSYQDVVDLAEDRQPQNPVQDNMENYRKLLSLGVQLAEDDGHSHMTQGHSSRSKRSAYPSSSRGLKTMPETKKSTHRRGICEDESSHGVIMEKFIRDVPRSPKSGRARGPGDRVQRFSRRADSGWKDVPFSNRESVIQERGYEGSAFGGGGFNFNSNLVSRKRVLERKRRYHFDTDGKGSVHKQKGCARKRPFECSEVRRAVSMSSLSAPPLPDSQPFDLGAMPYVCDECGRPFSVISEFVEHQIMHTRESLYEYGESFLHSVAVSEVRRRQVGGKRFECKECGETFNKSAALAEHRQGHSRGRLAGGADEECEEPFMASPTFRELQKIYGKDKFYECRVCGETFLHSSALVEHQQVHGRGGREDGRREARRPVPALGELPKTRGSERRYECRVCGEAFLHGAALRGHQRAHAHSPLSSQGRGREEAFTPGPSLKKRQKTYSREKPYDFKDPGEAFKRQSPGLTELQKIHSRKNLYEGRGCPKSAIHSAPFLEPQKSHTITRPPEDEEAGSAFAVSASPADRQEALCRARKPYERSVIHSLSFAGAQKSHSAAGPATPEVVPESPLQGSGVIQRPKVLAREGITERKRHETSVIHSLATFRPPRSCSGSEVTGRDERGESSAYLPDLRGQQQKTPARENPYRGSKTPSFTESVIHSVSHSEPRTSLAGEGSSGFKKDGEPSGPSSGVREHQKARAKKKNIEQRNYETSVIHSLRFGDPQTFRPREKFYECPECGESFVRSSDLTEHQKIHDRKKPSGSKSYMRSVIRTLASTDPQTSYADQPAQTSCADQPAQTSCADQPAQTSYAEPPAQTSYADQPAQTSYADQPAQTSYADQPAQTSCADQPAQTSCADQPAQTSCADQPAQTTYTEPPAQTSYADQPAQTSYADQPAQASYADQPAQASYADQPAQTSYAEPPAQTSYADQPAQASYADQPAQTSYADQPAQTSYADQPAQTSYVDQPMSNECKDCGECFATTEDLGAHQKIYAQEKFHSGKLFGDSVIQGVSLDGPQQEEPRQDEPEEPEEPDDEQEEAEDSIYGCKDCGLGFADRADLRDHQRVHGREYVVDSREHTRSVSHAHPFGELQKDYLGEQLYECPACGESFVHSSFLFEHQRVHEQDQFYGRQRYDEPFVQPLVISPPRPRVPQKSPPAGLSLQCQVCGRDFIHGSVLSQHVSVHTAEGLPERGQRSRGAVGAGSALAELQRDPAEERRYQCETCGESFPSPSDLREHVKAHESEEPYDYGAAFVHTSFLTEPPKGDSPFYECKDCGKSFLHSTVLTKHQKLHAEEEEAAAAAQEVEANVLVPREVLRIQGSNVEAAEPEVEAAEPEVEAAEPNVEAAEPNGEAEGPDGEAAEPNGEAEQPNGEAEQPNGDADEPDGAGIEDPEERAEEPEGDADEPDGAGVEDPEEEVEDPEIQVEEPYYDCRECGETFTSSVAYGEHLKTHARVIIFEAGNVCGESSHYTEHASTSTGDSGRADDKHFTCDVCGQVFGDRLSLARHQNTHTG; encoded by the exons ATGTACGAGCCGGAAG ATGACAGCAGCAGTGATGTCCACAGTGACAGCAGCATGAGCCGGAACGCAGCAGAGTCTCCGCCCCGCGCTGCCTACTCCTTCCGCG GTGACCGAGACCGGGACTGGGACCAGGACTGGGACCGAGACCGAGACCAGGACTGGGACCTGGAGCAGGACCGGGTGCGGGACCGGGAGCACCGCAGGGGCAGAAGCAGGGACCTGGAGTCTCGAGGCCGCTGGCCGTACGCCAGGAACCCCAGAAGCA ggttTCCTCAGCGGGATCTCTCCCTGCCCCTGACGGAGCAGAGCACGCTTGCCGAGGAGGGAGAGCACAGGCGCAGGGACTCCCTGCTGGACTGCGAAGCCGGGCCCCAG GATGCAGTGTCGTACCAGGATGTGGTGGACCTCGCCGAGGACCGGCAGCCGCAGAACCCGGTCCAGGACAACATGGAGAACTACAGGAAGCTGCTCTCGCTGG GGGTTCAGCTTGCCGAAGACGATGGCCACTCACACATGACCCAGGGCCATTCCTCGAGGTCAAAGAGAAGTGCCTACCCAAGCAGCAGCCGAG GTCTGAAAACTATGCCTGAAACCAAAAAGTCCACCCACCGGCGGGGGATCTGTGAAGATGAGTCTTCCCACGGGGTGATCATGGAGAAGTTCATCAGGGACGTTCCGCGCAGCCCCAAGTCGGGCAGGGCAAGGGGGCCTGGTGATCGGGTGCAGAGGTTCTCCAGAAGGGCAGACAGTGGTTGGAAGGACGTTCCATTCAGCAACAGGGAGTCGGTGATCCAGGAGAGGGGCTATGAAGGGAGTGCCTTTGGGGGAGGAGGCTTTAATTTTAACTCAAACCTTGTTTCCAGAAAGAGGGTTCTTGAAAGAAAAAGGCGCTATCATTTTGACACAGACGGGAAGGGCTCAGTTCACAAGCAGAAAGGCTGTGCGAGGAAGAGGCCCTTTGAGTGCAGTGAGGTGAGGAGAGCTGTGAGCATGAGCAGCCTGAGCGCGCCCCCGCTCCCCGACTCGCAGCCCTTTGACCTCGGGGCAATGCCCTACGTGTGTGATGAGTGCGGGAGGCCTTTCAGCGTGATTTCCGAGTTTGTCGAGCATCAGATCATGCACACCAGAGAGAGTCTGTATGAGTATGGCGAGTCCTTTCTGCATAGCGTGGCCGTCAGCGAGGTTCgcaggaggcaggtgggagggaagcGCTTTGAGTGTAAGGAGTGCGGGGAGACCTTCAACAAGAGCGCCGCCCTGGCCGAGCATCGGCAGGGCCACTCGCGGGGGCGCCTGGCGGGGGGCGCGGACGAGGAGTGCGAGGAGCCCTTCATGGCCAGCCCGACCTTCCGCGAGCTGCAGAAGATCTATGGCAAGGACAAGTTCTACGAGTGCAGGGTGTGCGGGGAGACCTTCCTCCACAGCTCGGCCCTGGTGGAGCACCAGCAGGTCCACGGCCGCGGGGGCAGAGAGGATGGGCGCCGTGAGGCCCGTCGGCCCGTCCCGGCGCTCGGCGAGCTCCCGAAGACGCGCGGCTCGGAGAGGCGGTATGAGTGCAGGGTGTGCGGGGAGGCCTTCCTCCATGGCGCGGCCCTGAGGGGGCACCAGAGGGCCCACGCGCACAGCCCGCTCTCAAGTCAGGGCAGGGGGCGCGAGGAGGCCTTCACCCCTGGTCCGTCCCTGAAGAAACGTCAGAAAACCTACTCAAGAGAGAAGCCCTACGACTTTAAAGATCCCGGGGAGGCCTTTAAAAGGCAAAGCCCAGGCCTCACTGAGCTTCAGAAAATCCATTCTCGAAAGAACCTCTACGAAGGCAGGGGGTGCCCGAAGTCTGCCATTCACAGTGCGCCCTTCCTGGAGCCGCAGAAGAGTCACACCATAACGAGGCCGCCCGAGGACGAGGAGGCCGGGAGTGCGTTCGCCGTCAGCGCCAGCCCTGCGGACAGGCAGGAAGCCCTGTGCCGTGCGAGAAAGCCGTATGAGAGGTCTGTCATTCACAGCTTATCCTTTGCGGGAGCTCAGAAGAGCCACAGCGCGGCGGGGCCCGCCACGCCGGAAGTGGTCCCAGAGTCCCCCCTGCAAGGCTCAGGTGTCATCCAGCGTCCAAAGGTCCTGGCTAGAGAGGGCATCACTGAAAGAAAGAGACACGAGACGTCCGTTATCCACAGCTTAGCCACCTTCAGGCCTCCCAGAAGCTGCAGTGGCAGCGAAGTCACTGGACGTGACGAGAGGGGGGAGTCCTCCGCTTACCTTCCAGACCTCCGTGGTCAGCAGCAGAAGACTCCTGCCAGAGAGAACCCTTACAGAGGGAGCAAGACGCCCAGCTTCACGGAGTCCGTCATCCACAGCGTGTCCCATAGTGAACCGCGGACGAGTCTGGCTGGAGAGGGATCCAGTGGATTTAAGAAGGATGGCGAACCATCTGGTCCCAGCTCAGGTGTCCGTGAACATCAGAAGGCTCGtgctaagaagaaaaacattGAGCAGAGGAATTATGAGACCTCTGTAATCCACTCCCTGCGTTTTGGTGACCCTCAAACGTTTCGCCCTAGAGAGAAATTTTATGAATGTCCAGAGTGTGGAGAGTCCTTTGTTCGTAGCTCCGACCTCACTGAGCATCAGAAGATACATGATAGAAAAAAGCCCTCTGGAAGTAAAAGCTACATGCGGTCTGTCATCCGCACCTTAGCCTCCACTGACCCTCAGACCAGTTACGCTGACCAGCCGGCTCAGACCAGCTGTGCAGACCAGCCGGCTCAGACCAGTTGTGCTGACCAGCCGGCTCAGACCAGTTACGCTGAACCACCAGCTCAGACCAGTTACGCTGACCAGCCAGCTCAGACCAGTTACGCTGACCAGCCGGCTCAGACCAGTTATGCAGACCAGCCGGCTCAGACCAGCTGTGCAGACCAGCCGGCTCAGACCAGCTGTGCAGACCAGCCGGCTCAGACCAGTTGTGCTGACCAGCCGGCTCAGACCACTTACACTGAACCGCCAGCTCAGACCAGTTATGCAGACCAGCCGGCTCAGACCAGTTACGCAGACCAGCCAGCTCAAGCCAGTTACGCAGACCAGCCAGCTCAAGCCAGTTACGCTGACCAGCCGGCTCAGACCAGTTACGCTGAACCACCAGCTCAGACCAGTTACGCTGACCAGCCAGCTCAAGCCAGTTACGCTGACCAGCCAGCTCAGACCAGTTATGCAGACCAGCCGGCTCAGACCAGTTACGCTGACCAGCCGGCTCAGACCAGTTATGTGGACCAGCCCATGAGCAATGAATGTAAGGACTGTGGGGAGTGCTTTGCCACCACTGAAGACCTTGGCGCGCATCAGAAAATCTACGCCCAAGAGAAATTCCACAGCGGGAAGCTGTTTGGAGACTCTGTCATTCAGGGTGTCAGCCTCGATGGGCCTCAGCAGGAGGAGCCTCGGCAGGACGAGCCGGAGGAGCCAGAGGAGCCAGATGATGAGCAGGAGGAGGCTGAAGACTCCATCTATGGCTGCAAGGACTGTGGGCTGGGCTTCGCGGACCGCGCAGACCTCAGGGACCACCAGAGAGTCCACGGTCGAGAGTATGTGGTCGACAGTCGTGAGCACACGCGCTCCGTGAGCCACGCCCACCCCTTCGGCGAGCTCCAGAAGGACTACCTTGGGGAGCAGCTGTATGAGTGCCCGGCCTGTGGGGAGTCTTTCGTTCACAGCTCGTTCCTTTTCGAGCATCAGAGGGTCCACGAGCAAGATCAGTTTTACGGCCGCCAGAGGTATGATGAGCCCTTTGTGCAGCCCTTGGTGATCAGCCCCCCGAGGCCTCGGGTCCCACAGAAGAGTCCTCCTGCCGGGCTGTCCCTGCAGTGCCAGGTGTGCGGGCGAGACTTCATCCACGGCTCCGTCCTGAGCCAGCACGTGAGCGTGCACACCGCGGAGGGCCTGCCGGAGCGCGGCCAGCGCAGCAGGGGCGCCGTCGGTGCAGGCTCAGCCCTCGCTGAGCTGCAGAGAGACCCGGCCGAGGAGAGGCGCTACCAGTGTGAGACCTGTGGGGAGTCCTTCCCCAGCCCGTCCGACCTGCGGGAGCACGTGAAGGCTCACGAGAGCGAGGAGCCCTATGACTACGGTGCCGCCTTCGTCCACACCTCCTTCCTCACCGAGCCTCCCAAGGGAGACTCTCCCTTCTACGAGTGCAAGGACTGCGGGAAGTCCTTTCTGCACAGCACAGTCCTCACGAAGCATCAGAAGCTCCATGCGGAGGAAGAAGAAGCAGCTGCAGCAGCCCAGGAAGTTGAGGCCAATGTGCTCGTGCCCCGGGAGGTTCTGCGGATCCAGGGCTCAAATGTGGAGGCTGCCGAGCCTGAGGTGGAGGCCGCAGAGCCGGAGGTGGAAGCTGCTGAGCCCAATGTGGAGGCCGCTGAACCCAACGGGGAGGCTGAGGGGCCAGACGGGGAGGCCGCAGAGCCGAACGGGGAGGCCGAGCAGCCCAATGGGGAGGCCGAGCAGCCCAATGGGGACGCTGACGAACCAGATGGTGCAGGGATTGAAGACCCGGAGGAGAGGGCAGAAGAGCCAGAGGGAGACGCGGATGAGCCCGACGGGGCCGGGGTCGAGGACCCGGAAGAGGAAGTCGAGGACCCAGAGATTCAGGTGGAAGAGCCCTACTATGACTGCAGGGAGTGCGGGGAGACCTTCACTTCTAGCGTGGCCTATGGGGAGCACCTGAAAACCCACGCCAGGGTGATCATATTTGAGGCCGGGAACGTCTGCGGGGAAAGCTCACACTACACCGAACATGCCAGCACCAGCACCGGTGACAGCGGCAGGGCCGATGACAAGCACTTCACGTGTGACGTCTGCGGGCAGGTCTTTGGCGACCGCTTGTCCCTGGCCAGGCACCAGAATACCCACACTGGCTGA